ATGCGTTGCCCAAGGTGAGCGGCAAGTTGAAGATCGGCGTCATCGGCTCGCTGGCCTCGCGGCACGACGCCGAAAGCGTGCCGGCGATCGCATCGGCTCTCGACGATTCCGACAAAGACGTGGCCGAGACCGCCGCCCATGCGCTGGGGGCGATCGGCAATGCCGACGCGGCCAAAGCGCTTGGCGAATTCCTGCCCAAGGCCCCCGCCGGCGTGAAGGCCGCGGCGACCGACGCATATCTTGTCTGTGCCGAAAGGTTGTTCAAGCACGGCAAGAAGGCCGAAGCGATCGCGATTTACAAGTCGCTGATGCACGAAGGCGAACCGAAGCACATCCGGCTGGCCGCCACCCATGGTCTGCTGGTTGCCACGGAAAAGAAAGACTGACGATGGCATCGGCCGCGGTCGCGGGCGGTTTTGCTGTGCCAAGGCGTTAACGCCTGGCAGCGCGAATCGCCGCGATCGCGCGTGCTAGCCCGCTTCAGCGGGCTAGCGGCGTCGCCGGCTTTAGCCGCCGAGACTGGCTAAAGCCGGCGCGAAGCCTCGTAAACGGGCCTCTTGAAACGATGTTTGGTTCCGCAGTCCGAGGCGCGAACGCTTGGACTATTTAAAAAATTCCTTGGCTTCGTCGGAGATCCGGTTGTGAGAGCGCGCGGTTTTCTTCTTTCGATCTTGCCCGCCGTCGCGATTGTTCTTGCATTGAGCGGCCGCGCTACGGCCGTCGCGGCCGATGAAAGCTCCGACGACTCGGTCGGCACCATTGCCACTTTGCTCGGCGACAAGGACAAAGACATTCGCGCTTTGGGCCTGCAGCAGGTTCGCGAAGCGGCCAAGGGGACGAAGGCGACCGAGCAATTCGCCGGATTGCTGGCGAAATTGCCCGCCGATGCTCGAGTCGGCTTGCTCGATGCACTGGCCGACCGTGGTGATAAGGCGGCCCGGCTGGCCGTGCTCGAGCAACTTCGCAGCCAGGACGGTGCGGTCCGCGACGCGGCGCTGCGGGCTCTCGGTTCGATCGGAGAGCCAGCCGACATGCCGCAATTGGTTCAATTTCTTTCCACCGGTTCCGAGGCCGATCAGGCTGCCGCCCGTGGAAGCCTGACGCATTTGCCGGGCCACACGATCGACACAGCGATCGCCGGCGAGCTGGCGGGCGCGACGCCGAAGATTCGCTCGGAAATAATCGAAATTCTCGCGGCCCGCAGGGCGATCGGCACCGTCTCGAACCTTCTCACGGCTGCCGAAGATTCCGATCCGATGGTCCGCAAGGCAGCGATGGCGGCGCTCGGCGAGTTGGCGACGCCCTGCGCCAAGGATGTCGGGTCGATGCTTAGGGGCGTGGTCAAGGCGGAGCCCGGCACGGAGCGCGACGCGGCGGAAAAAGCTGTGTTGTTGGTTTGCAATCGAATCGAGGATCCCGCGAAACGTGCCGCGCCGATTCTGGTCGGTTGGACCCAGTTGTTCACGGAAGACCAGCGCACGATCCTTTTGCCGGCGCTCGGCCGCGTCGGCGGCCCCGATGCGTTGAAGGTTGTCGAAGCGGCCATCGCCGATCCGAATCCGCGCCGCGCCGATGCCGGCATCCGCGCGATCTGCAATTGGCCCGACGCCACCGTCGCCCCGCGGCTGTTGGCGCTGTTTCAATCCAATGCCGATCCCGAGCGGCAAAGCTTGCTTCTGCGGGCGCTGACGCGCGTGGCCGTGTTGCACGACAAGCGCAGCAACGCGCAGCGGCTTGCGCTCTTGAAAACGTGCATGAGCCTGGCGACCCATGACGACGAGCGCAACTACGTCGTCAAACGCGCCGCCGCGGTGCGCACGGTCGATGCGTTGCGGTTCCTGGTTCCCTTCTTGGAAAGGCCGCCGCTTGCTCAGGAGGCATGTGCCAGCATCGTCGAACTGGCCCATCATCGCGAATTGCGCTTGCCGAACGAAGCCGAGTTCGCCAAGGCCCTTGATGCCGTGATTCGCATCTGCAAAGATCCGGGCGTCGTGGATCATGCGCAGCGGTATAAGGCCAATAAAACATAGGGGCGAGGGACGAGGGACGAGGGCGAGGGAAGGCAAACGCAGCGACCCGAGCCCGTTCCGAGCTGCACTCGTCCCCAGCCCCTCGTCCCTCGCCCCTAACCGAGAGCCCGATCATGCACCAGCCGGTGTTTCGCTTGCCGCTTCTAGCGATTCTTGGATTGATCGCATGGGGTTTTTCGGCGGCGGCACCAGCTCGGGCGCAGTCGGGCAACCCGGAATTGGATGCGCTCTTGAAGTCTGGCGTGGTGTTTCCCGGGGGCCAGATGCGCCGGCTTCGGCCCCCCTCGATGGCCGACGGTCTCGGCGCCGCCGGCCAGAAGCAGGCCATCCAGACAGTGCTGGCCATGCAGCATTCGGTTCGGCCGGTGAACTACCCGCAATTCATGGTCAAGAATCTGAACACGCCTTATGTGCTGCTGGTCGATCAGGATCCGCAATACGACGGAAACCAACCGGGGCATTCAATCAACTTATGGTTCGTCGTGTACGGCGATTTGAAAACCGTCGCGGATCCGAAATTTCTCAAGAAGCAGTTCAAGCCCGACAACACGGGCCACCTCGACACGCTAACGCCTGACGATCTCAAGCGGCGGAATATCGTGCCACGCACGATTCCGGCCGGCAACGAATGGTTCGTCCACGGCGTGTTCAAACTGCTGCAAACCCAGGTTCTCGTGCAAGTGCAGGGAACGAGCCGGGCCGTGGAAACGACGACCAAGGAATCGACGACCTTGGGCTGCCAGATCGATCGCCGGTTCGATGGCGACTCGAAGTTTCCCAACGATTGGCGGCCTGCGCCCGGCGGCGTCGTGCAAAACAGTCCCACGCCCTACGACTCGTTCGGCGGCTACGCGAAGGTGACACGGCTCGTCGAGCCGGCCGGCGCGCTGTTTGTCGAATATCATCTGGTCTACGACGAACCTCAGGGCTGGTTCAACGGCGCGAACTTGCTGCGGGCGAAACTACCGCAAGCCACGCCTGGCGACGTTCGCGAATTCCGCCGCGATGTGCGAACGGCAGAGCAATAAAAAACGCGACCGTCAAAACCGGATCTGCACGCCGGCAAGCGGTCCCGTGATGCGAACATCGCCGATTTGCCCTAAGTCGCAGCCGGTGTCGATCTCTTTGCCGAAACGGCTCTGGGGCAAAGCCCCTGGGAAACCCACCAAAAAGCCGAATACGCGAAAAGTGTCTTTATGAAACTGTGTCGTCGCGTGTGCGCAGCTTGTATTTTTGTATTTTGGATCCAGTAGGATTTTCCGTGACACCGGAGATTCGGATTGTTAGCATAGCAGGGTAGGGGTCCGGCCGTGCAATCGGGATCCGACGGGGAGGGCTCGGGTTTCAAGGCCTATTCCCGGGGTTCGTCCGAGCTTTAAAACGCGCGCAAAGGGGGAAATCTTGTCGCGCGGTTCGCCGGTCGGGATCGCATCACCTGCGATGCTTCCGGCAAATCTGGCCGCGGTCGTCGCAGACATCGATACGGTTTTGGGGCGTTGGCGGAACTGGTGCATCGTCGCCGCATTTGGTGGCGGTGCGCCCATAAATCTGATTTCGGGAGTTTAGCGCGGATGCTTTTTCACACTGATTGTTCGGTTCCCCCGACACTTCGTAGCGGCTCTTCCATCTCCAAATCGTTCCCCTCGCTCGACTCGCAAATTCCGAGATCAGAATCGCGTTCTCCGCAAATGTGTGGGGGGCAAAGGCCGCATCGTCGGCTCCTCGGTGGCTGTCGCGTTTTTTCGCTCGTGGCCTTCGCCCTCGGGTTCTTGGGTGTTTTCCTTCCCGTCGCGGCGCACGCGCAATCGAACAGTCCGCTTTATTGGGACGCGGCGGGTGGCACCGGCACATGGAGCTCGGCCGCGACGAATTGGGTCAACTCCGACGGCAGTCCCGCGTCGGCAGATCCGACGACGACCAACGATGCCGTCTTCAACTACTCAGGCTTGGCAGCCGCGAATGAAACGGTGTCGCTCAGTTCCCTGCAATCGGTGCTCGGGCTGTATTTCACCAACACCGATACCACGTTGCTGGAAAGTGCGACCACCGCGGAAAGCCTGACGATCGGCAACGGCACCAGCGGCGACGGCATCAACATCGCCTCGGCGGCCGGCGCTGTCACCATCGGCTCGACGACGGCTGCGAATTCTCTGCCGATTATCATCGCCGACAGTCAGACCTGGACGAACAACTCGACCGCCACCACCGGGCTGACGGTGGTCAATGGCATTTCGGATACCACCGCCTCCACGCTCACATTCGCCGGCACCGGCAGCACGACCGTCAGCGGCGTCATCTCCAACGGCCCGGGCCTGGCCCTAATTCAGGCCGGCGCCGGCATATTGTCGCTGAACGCCAGCAATTCATTTGCGGGCCTGACGATCCAAGCCGGCACGGTCAATCTGGGAACCGTCGGGGCCCAAGGGGCCGGCACGATCACGATCGGCACCACGACCACGAATGCCACGCTCAACGTGGCCGGCATCGGCTCGGGCGCAAATGGGACGTATACCGGCGCGATTGCCGTCGGCGGCTCCGGCATCGACACTCTCAGCGCTACCGCCTTCAACCCCGTGTTCAGCGGCCCGATCACGCTCGGCAACAATCTAACGATCGAGTCCAACAACAGTTCGGGCAGCACCATCGGCATCACGGGCGGCATCCTCGGAACCGGCAACGTTACGACCACGGTGCTCGGCGCCAACGCCGCGTCGACCATTACGCTCAGCGGCAGCCCGATCAACCCGACCGGCAGCTTCATCAACAACGGCAGTGGCACGAGCGGCGTCGTCGTCAGCGCGAGCATCGGATCGAACGTCACTGGGCTAACCCAAAGCGGCGCTTCGCCCCTCACGCTCACCGGCAACAACACCTACATTGGCCCCACCACGGTCAGCGCCGGCGCCTTGACCGTGTCCGGCGGCGGCACCTTGTCTGGCACAACCGCCCTGTCGGTCAGCGGCGCGACGTTCGATTATTTCCCCAGCGCAGCTGGTCCGTTGACGCTCGGAAGCGGCTCGACCTTGAGCCTCACCAATAGCACGATCGGGCTTGGCATCGGCGATTCGATCGTCGCCGCAGGTGCGGCCGCGGTTAGCGGCACCAATCGGATCAATCTCTCCGGCGCCATTACGCCCGGCAACAGCTACACGCTGCTCAGCGCCGCCGGCGGACTCGCTAGCGGCGGCACGTTTGCCGTCATCGTTAGCGACCCGACAAACTACACCTACACCACAAGCACGGGCGGCGGATTGTCGCTGTCGATCAATACGACGGCGGAATCGCAGCTCTCGACCGCCTATTGGACAGGCGGATTGAGCGGGGCAACCAACGTTTGGGCGTCGTCCAACGGCGCCGCAAGCAACTGGGTCATAACCTCCGGCGGCTCGGCCCAGGGCCAGGTGCCCGGCTCGGCGACGAGTGTCACGTTTTCGTCCAGCCCGATCGCCACCGCGCCCACGGCGACCGTGCTCGGCGCGAACATGACGATCAACAACCTCACGATCGCCGACACCGTGAATGGTCTCGGCTTGACTGGCGACGGCAATACGCTGACGATCACGCCCACATCTTCTAGCACCGGCATCACGATGAACACGGGCGTTCCCGCCAGCAGCATCGCCGCCAACGTGGCTTTGGGCGCCCCGCAAACCTGGACCAACAATTCCGCCAACCTGCTGACCGTCAGCGGCGTCGTTAGCGGCGGCAGCGGCAATGGCCTTACGGTCGCCGGCAGCGGCAGCCTAACGCTCTCCGGGGCCAACTCGTATTCCGGGGCCACCACCGTCAACGCCGGCACGCTCGTGCTCTCCGGCTCGGCCGCCGCCGCCAACAATAGCGCGATCGCGATGGCCAACAGCGCCAACCTGACCTTCTCGGCCGCGACCGGCACCGGTTACACGTTCAACCAGGCGATCACCGGCACGGCCGGCAATGTGACATTCAATGTCGATGGCAACACCAGCGCCAGCGGCGGCAGCGACGGCACGCACTTCACGCTCAACGACAGCGGCGGCTTCACCGGCACGATCGTCATCAACACCGGCCTGGTGAGTCCCACCGCCGACACCGTGTTCGGCAATGCCGCGAACGTCGTCGAAATGAATGCCCCCAACGGCTCGAGCGCCGGCATCGTCACCACTGGCAACGTCACGCTCCCAAGCACGCGCTCGTTTGATCTGACCACGGCCGGCGGCATCGGCGTGTTCCGCGAATACAGCGGCACCACGCTCATCGTCAACGGCGTCATCAGCGGGCCGGGCACGCTCTACAAGACCGACGGCGGCACGCTCGACCTCGGCGGCGCGAATACCTTCACCGGGCCATCGAGCGTCGGCTCCGGAACCATGGATCTGACCAATGCTTTGGCATTGCAAGACAGCACGCTCACCAGCGGCGGCACGACGTTCGATTCCTCGGTCACCGCGAATGGAAACGCATTCACGCTCGGCGGCCTCACCGGCAGCACGAATTTCGCCCTGGCCAACAACGCCACCACCCCCGCCGCGGTCGCCCTCTCGGTCGGCAACGACAACGCGAGCACGACCTTTTCCGCCGCCCTCACGGGCGCCGGCAGCCTGACAAAAATCGGCACCGGCACGTTCACGCTCTCCGGCACCGGCAGCTACACAGGCGCGACGAACATCACCGGCGGCGAACTGCTTCTCTCGGGCACCGGCGCGATCAACACCAGCAGCGGAATCACGATCAACGGCACCGGCGCCTCATTGATCCAAGCCAGTTCCGTCGCCATCAGCCCGGCCATTACCCTCTCGGCTGGCACGCTCGGCGGCGCCGGAACCGTCGGAACCGTGAATGTCGCCGATGCCGCGGGGGCGATCCTGCAAGGCGGCAACGGCAGCGGCGGCGTGCTTACCATCGGCAGCCTGAATTTCGCCGGCTCGGCCACCATCAATTTGCCCAGCGGCGCGACCTTGCTCGCCACGACGCTGGCCACGCCGAACGCCGGCACGATCACCATCAATGCCAGCGGCTTGAACGGCGGCTTCGCCAAACTGATCAACTACGGCTCCTACAACGGCGCGAACTCCAGCGACTTCACCGTCGGCGCCATCACGCTCGGCCCGAATCAAGCCGTCGTGAGCGGCGTGATCAACAATACGGGGAGCAGTTCCATCGGAGTCGATGTGATGGGCAACATCGAAGGCATCGTCAACTTCGGCGCAGCGAAGACGATTTCCGGCGTGACCGACGTCCTCAATGTCGGCAAGGCGGTCGCGGCCTACGACTTCGCCAATTCCACGCAGACGGTCAACGGCGTGACGTTCACCGGCACGACGTACGCCGGCAGCGGCACCGCACCAACCGGCGTCACGCTGAGCGGCGTTGGCACCAACAACGTCAACGCCTTCAACTCCGGCACCGCGCCCTTCGGCACTTTGAACAGTTCCTATCTCAACATGCTGATCGGCTCCGATTACGGCGGCAGTTCCGCCGCAACGGTCACGCTCACCAGCCTGACCGCGGGGCATGTTTACGCCACCCAGTTCTGGGTCAACGACCCGCGCCCTGAATCCGGCCGCGCCGAAGTGCTCACCAGCGCCGGCGGAAACTCGGTCACGCTCTCGTATTCCGCCAACAACGTTGCCGGCAGTCCGGGCCAGTACAGCATCGGCGGCTTCACGGCAAGCGGAGCTTCCCAAGCGTTCACCATCACGCCCACTTCCGGGGGCACCCCGGCACAAATCAATGCCATCCAAGTCCGGGATGTCACCGGCGTCTGGAGCGGGTCTACCAATGGTATCTGGGAAAGCTCCGGCGTCGGTAGCAGCAATCTGAACTTCACCGGCAACAACAATTTCTCAACCGTCGAAAGCATTCTCGGCGCCTCGGGCAGCGTCTACTTCGGCGATACCGACGGCTTTGGCAACGCGATCACCAATAGCGCCATCACCGTGGGCACCGTCGGCGCCCCCGGCGTTAGCGCCGGCAGCGTCAATTTTCTGAACAATTCGGTCGCCTACTCCCTCACCAACGCCAGCGGAACCACCGGCATCACGGGCACGACCGCCGTGACGATGGGCGGCTCGGGTACGGTGCGTTTCAACAGCGCCAACACCTACACCGGCGGAACCACGATCAGCGCCGGCAGCTTGCAATTCGCCCAAACCGCCGCCATGCCCGCCAGCGGCACGGTCGCCGTCGCCAGCGGCGGCACCCTGGCGGTCAACGCCGGCGGATCGGGTGAATTCACGAATGCCACCTCGGGCGCGGGCTCGATCGGCGGGCTGCTCGGCGGCATCGGCGGCCAAGGGGCTCCGGTCACGTTGGCATCCGGCGCGTATCTGGGCATCGACACCACCGACGCCGGTGGCTCGCTCACCTATTCCGGCAATATCACCAATGCCGGCCTGGGGATCGTCAAACTCGGCTCAGGCACGCTCACGCTCTCCGGCACGAACACATATTCCGGCGGCAACATCGTAAACGGCGGCACGCTTTATATCCCCGTCGGCGGCACTCTCGGCGCGACGACCGGCGCGCTGGCCGTCAATGGAGCCAGCAGCATTTTGGACCTGGGCACGACCAGCCAAACCGTGGGCGCGGTAACGATCGGCGGCGGCACGATTCAAGACGGCGGCACGCTCACCGGAACCTCGTTTACCTCGACCGGCGGCACGGTGAACGTTTCCCTGGCCGGCGTGGGCGCGCCGTTGACGCTGAGCTCCGGCACGTTGACGTTGAATGCCGCGAACACTTATAGCGGCGCCACCGCGGTCAACGCCGGCGTGTTGCAATTGGGGAATGCCGGCGCGGTGCAAAATAGCACCGTCACGGTGACTCCGAACAATGGCTTGATCTTCTTGGCCGGCAACGATTCACCCACGCTCGGCGGCTTGGCCGGCGCGGGAAATATCGCCCTGCAAGACACGGCCGGCAGCCCAGCCGCGGTGACTCTGACTGTCGGCGGCAACAATGCCAGCACGACCTATAGCGGCGTGTTGAGCGGTCCCGGCGGCCTGACCAGAACCGGAACCGGCACCCTAACCCTCAGCGGCGCGAATACCTACACCGGAGCCACCGCTGTCGCTGGCGGCACGCTCTCGCTTTCGACCGGCTCGCTGGGCAACACCGCAGTGTCGGTGGGCAGCGGGGCCAATAGCGGGGCGCTGCGGATCAACGGCTCCTATGCCATCGGCACCGCATCGGCGGCCAACGCCAGCCTCGCCATCGGCGGCACAACCGCCGGCGGCACGCTCAGCTTCTCCAGCAGCGAGACCAGCGTCAGCACGCTCAGCATCCGCAATGCCACCGCCACCACGCCGAACCTCACGCTCGGCGGCAGCACCTCGGGCGACG
The sequence above is a segment of the Pirellulales bacterium genome. Coding sequences within it:
- a CDS encoding HEAT repeat domain-containing protein, giving the protein MRARGFLLSILPAVAIVLALSGRATAVAADESSDDSVGTIATLLGDKDKDIRALGLQQVREAAKGTKATEQFAGLLAKLPADARVGLLDALADRGDKAARLAVLEQLRSQDGAVRDAALRALGSIGEPADMPQLVQFLSTGSEADQAAARGSLTHLPGHTIDTAIAGELAGATPKIRSEIIEILAARRAIGTVSNLLTAAEDSDPMVRKAAMAALGELATPCAKDVGSMLRGVVKAEPGTERDAAEKAVLLVCNRIEDPAKRAAPILVGWTQLFTEDQRTILLPALGRVGGPDALKVVEAAIADPNPRRADAGIRAICNWPDATVAPRLLALFQSNADPERQSLLLRALTRVAVLHDKRSNAQRLALLKTCMSLATHDDERNYVVKRAAAVRTVDALRFLVPFLERPPLAQEACASIVELAHHRELRLPNEAEFAKALDAVIRICKDPGVVDHAQRYKANKT